In the genome of Dromiciops gliroides isolate mDroGli1 chromosome 1, mDroGli1.pri, whole genome shotgun sequence, the window TGATCATAGAGCCAGACCTGGAAGGGAACATAGAGGGTatttagttcattttatagatgaagaaattgaggcttagagatatATAGTGACTTACTTAAGGGCACAAAGAGAATAAAGTTGttattcagtagtttcagtcgtgtctgactcttcatgactccttttagggttttcttggcaaagatactggaatggtttgctgtttccttctccagctcattttccagatggggaaactgaggtaaccagGGAAAAGTGACTTtagggttacatagctggtatctgaggccagatttgaactcaggttgtcctggctccaggcctgctgttctatccactgtgccacctaactacccccatgaaaggtgtgtgtgtgtgtgtgtgtgtgtgtgtgtgtgtgtgtgtgtgtgtgtgtgtgtaatatttaGACCAAGGTCTTTTGGCTCCAAAGCCAGTGTCTTTTGCACTGTTACATGCTACTTCCTGATTataagtcatctagttcaagccCTTCTAATGACTTAATGTGTTGTCTTCCATGATTCATacgatcacagatttagagctggaagttagCTCAGCAGTCATTTATacacgaagaaactgaggcccaggaagattaaatgacttagccaaggtcacaaaggcagtaagCACCACAGGTAGgattttgggttgggtttttttttttttttttttggcggggcaaagggagttaagtgacttgcccagggtcacacggctagtaagtgtcaagtgtctgaggctggatttgaactcaggtactcctgaatccagggccagtgctttatccactgggccacacaGGTAGGATTTTAATCCTAgccctttgactccagagccaatggcCTTTCTGCTCTACCACAGTTCTCTCTTTTCTAAAAGTAGGAAAATGATAATAATCTGGACTAAGGATTACTTTCAAAATGGCTGCAAAGGATTAAATTTATAGGGTATCATGGTGATTCCTGCTCACTAGGTCTCTCTTTGCAATGGGgaatagattaaaaaacaaaacgtATTCAAGCTTACATTGCATTAAGCACAataaagcaagacagtccctgcctttgtgGACTTTACATTCCATTAGAGGAATATAATACATAAAGGGGAACTGAAAAGTGTGTGTGGGAGCACACGTGGTAAGGTAGAAGTGTAGGAAATTTCATGGATATCCAGCAAGATAAGACAAAGCTGGCATTTCTGATCTGAGGGATATAGGGACAATAACTGAGGAAAGGAATATGGAAAATGGAGGTGTGGAGTGAGGACGAAAGCTATGGTGTTTGTGGCTCTGTCAGGTGGAGGGTTTGAACCCCTGGCTTTTGATGccagacccagtgttctttcctttataGTCTTAGTGATTTTCTTGGAGGATTGGGAGTTGAAGATTGTTGTACTTGGTcccttctttatccactgtgtcatcaaGCTGCCCCGTTTCCACTTTttgagaaatattattttatattcttttttctccttttctactttggACAGCCAATCAGAGAGCTCTTGTACCTTCTCCCTCCCATCATGCCTTTTTCATAAAGGTATCTTACTTTTTCTGAAGGCTTAGAGTCTCAAAAACTCTCCTGCTCTTTCTGACTAATTGGGAATAATCGAATAagattctgggggaaaaaaaacaactttgggcAGGCTAATTTGTTTCCCTGAGTCTCTGTTTCTTGATCCAGATGTGGTGGTTGGATTATCTGGCCTGTGTGGTCCTTTCCATACCTCCATAACCATGAAAGCCTATGAAAGAGATTTTTTGGTCTGTCCTGTCTTGCTGGAGAGCCTTTCATTGCAAGTTTTGTCTATATTGGTCCCACTATTCTGTTTCTGTGTGTACATAAAGACATTTTCCCCTCATAAACCTTTGTCCTGTTCATCTCCATTATGTAAATGTGTCTTTGTTGTCTGATTGCAGGGTGTCCAATTTACCATAGAAAGTTATAAAGGTTATGTTCTTAATGCAAAATAGATTTGGACTCTATAGTCACGGATTAGCCCCGAAAGGGCCTACAGAGATAATTTAGTttaactctcttattttatagatgaggaaacagaaacctaAATGTGTGAAAAGTCTTATTCAAGATCTTACAACTAGTGTCAGAAagtgggattcaaatcctgttcttCTCACTCCTGAATGAGTAGATATCTGATTAAGCAAAGATTAGCATTATGCCAATTCTTGTATCCATCCTCTTCTTTCAACTCATATTACCTTTCTCTTGGTTCAGAATCTCATTAATTCTCACCTGTATTATTGCCATAGCATTCTAACTGCTCTCTGCCTCCTgtatctcctctctccaatccatctttcacataaTTCCCAAAATGATATTTCTTAAATGTAGTTCTGACCATGCTATTCCCTTAATTAAAAATATCACCAATAACTCCCTAttgcctgtaggataaaataccAACTAGTAAGCTTGACAGTAAAGTCTTATGAAATCTAGCTTTCATCTATGCTTCTAGTCTTGTTTCATATTCTGCTTGTCACTGCACTTTTCTTTCCAAGCTGCTCTGCTAACTATTCCTTATCAAGGTCATTCTATCTCCTGCCTTTGTCTCTGTACAGATGCTACTCATGCCTGCATTGTCTTCCCTCCTCAGACTTTTCATCACTTCATTCACAGCAAAACTCAGATACCACTTCTTATagataaatgaaataacattcaaAACAATTTGCAAACTGTTGGGTATCAGTAAATGATATCTGTTATTCAGTTGttctagtcatgtctgactctttgtgaccccttttggggttttcttggcaaagatactgaaatagtttgccattcattcttccagctcattttacaaatgaagaaactgaggcaaccagtgTTAAGCAACTTGTgcaggggtcacacaactagtaagtgtctgaggccagatttgaacttaggaagagttCCTGTGTCACCTAAACTGCAATGCTAATGTCATactccctaccctccctctccTCATCAAAATGATTTGTATACCCTGTAACTACTTTATACTTACTTACTTGCCTGCATATTGTATCTCCCAGAAGAATACAGGCTCCTATAGGGCACCcctgtattattttgtttttgtgtcttcaATATAAAAGACaattaaatatttgtagaatggacgcaaaattcatctagaattcctttagaaagatcaatgTGGTGGttgctagctggcacagtggataaagcactggccctgcagtcaggaggacctgaattcaaatctggcctcagacacttgacacttactgtgtgaccctgggcaagtcacttaaacccaattgtctcaccaaaacaaagaaaagaaaagaaaagaagaaaaagatcaatgtgtattttaattttgttatcttAATAAATGGACACTCAACTTTTCAAAGAATGACTTGTGAAAGTGTGAGCATTTGTGTGCAATCTGCCAAGACATACTCTTTCCAAAGCTAAAATATCTCAAGTTCAGGAGCCTATGGTAATAAGAGAACCAAATACCAATGAGATGGGCCTCACATGGAGGGCATGGTGAAGAGGCTGTCACCACTAATGGTTTGGCTCATGTACAGCCTACCTACTTCCATATAGTATGAGCAGAAGTCTTGAGTATTCAAGACCCAGATTAGCTGATATTCTAAAGGGAAATACATGTATCCAGAATCCTGTCACAACATTAAACAGGTCAAGCAGGAGATTCCAGAGCTGAGGAGGAATAGCAACTCAGAACTGAGTGGATTATCTTTACCATATGCCATGGTAGTTTTccattaggggtagctaggtggcacagtagataaagcactgaccctggcatcaggaggatctgagttcaaatctcatatcagacacttactagctatgtgactctgggcaagtcacttaaccccaattgccttaaacatccagggccctctctagtcatcctgatatatatcttgccactgtaccccgaaaactctggaggagagagtgaagttggtaaccttgcacagccctccctcacttaaatccaattcactgcatgccatgatatcaccctgatgtcatgatcctctttgagaatgaaggacaaacataaaCATTTTCCACTGCTTCTAAAAGCTTCTTGGCTTATTCTTCACAATTCCTCTTCACAACAGTCACATCCATGCCAGGTAAGTGTAAAATTATCCTTCAGGAGACCCTGACTTTTACCTCCCACTTCATGCATGGAATTTTTGTGGTCTTTAGTTATATCACATTCCAACCTCCTATTACAACATCATATAGTGGAAAGGATATCATTTGAatcagaagaccttagttcaaatctaaccaTTGATACTTGCTACCTCTCTAATTTTGGGTGATCCTCCTAACTACTCTGGGCTTCAATTTATTCAGCTATAAACTGAGAGTATTGGATAACATGGTCTTTGATGTTCCTTTTCATTCTATCCATGAATATCCTTGATATGCCTTGCTTCATTATTTCAGGAAGTTTTCTtaggattctgtttttatttAGGGTATATATCTTTCAAGGCACCTTTCAACCCAAAgagtctgtttttttaaaatctagactTGCACAGAGAACTctttctaccaatgtagattagTGCCATTTGTAAGCCTGGAGAGCACTCAGGGatactgagaggttgtgacttgtccagtgtcacatagccagGAGTTATCAGATGTAGGCCTTGATAcatggtctttctgactccaaggccagcaatTATTCACAGTGTCTTTTTGCatgatctcattttaaaaaatctacataATTCCTTTATTAGGACTgcagaacaatatttttaaatagccATTCATGATCAAAATTTTCAGGttaataaaatcaatttaaataGGGTCATTATGGTAaatgtaaaaaaaggaaaaggaaagaaatctcaTCAGGAGAGACCTCTGTTTAGAATAAataaggcagggggcagctaggtggtgcagtagataaaacactggccctggattcagcaggacctgagttcaaatccggtctcagacacttgacacttactagctgtgtgaccctgggcaaatcacttaaccctcattgcccagcaaaaaatcctcaaacaaacaaacaaacaaaaccaaaaacaaaccaaaaatagaataaataaggcAACAGACGACTGTTACTCATTGGTGGCTATCAAGTTGGCCCTCTGTGCCTTCTTCATGCCATCAAAGATCATCTTTGTTCCTGGAATGTACTTCTTGGGGTTTTCCAGGTGTTCCATAAATGTATTGTCATCCCAGGTGATGCCTTTGTTCTTGTTGGTGTTGATATAAGAGAACCCGGGAGCCTGGCCGGTCTTTCGGCCAAAGAACCCATTCAATTTGGGGCCAGTCTTGTGCTCGCTCCCCTTCTCCATGGTGTGGCACTGGGCACACTTCTGCACAAagatcttctttcccttttcaaagTCACCCATGGTTAAGTCAGCTCAACCCGCAGTCACACAAGCTCGCTTGGTCACTCACCGCCCCTAGCCTGACTCCTGTTTCCTCTGCATGATGTCATCTTAAAGTACCCTGAGAACAACTTAGGGTTGTAGAATTTAGGGTTGGAAGAGATGTACCATGTTTTCTATATCAAGCTCTTCATTCTTAGACAAGCATATTCAGTGTCTAGAGAAACCTGACCAAGGAAACCATAAAGATaaactgatttgtccaaggttaaaTATAGATTAAGTTTAATCATTAAgcccttaatattattttttccagaagGCAGCTGCTTATGTATAAAGAAcattgagggggggcagctaggtgacacagtgataaagcactggccctggattcaggatgacctgagttcaaatctggtctcagacacttgatacttactagctgtgtgaccctgggcaagtcacttaactctcattgcccctcaccccccaaaaaagaacactGGCCATATGTGAGGACTCCTCAGATCTTAGTGAATTCTCTTTCCTCTAAActatattcttttatatgtaGAACAGGCACATCTCACCATCTTTCCCACTTCTGGTTGGAATACATCTGAAGTGCTGCGTTCAGTTCTAAgcaacacattttaggaaggacattccTACTTATTCTCAAGTGAAAAGGAGCACTGGGTAGACACTGCAGAGGCAGATATAAGCTTGATGTTAGCAAAACTTCCTAACCATAATATCTGTCCAAAAGTAGCATGAACTACCTCAGAAGGTTCTGGCTTCCCCATCACTAGAGATATTCGAGTGGAGGGCCAATGATTATGGAAAAGAGAATGTTGTAGAAGTGATTTCTATTAATGTAGGACCACTGAGGGGTTTTCTGTCTGTGAGCTTCTGTGAATCTGTCATGCATGAGCAGACTCAAATCCACTCTCATCAAGCCAGTCGAATCTGGCTGCAGCTGCTATTCCTTAGCATTCCATAGTTCCCTTCATACCAGAAAAATCACTGTAGCCTGCCTGCTGAGCAGAGTTGGTGTAATAGGGTGTGGAAAGACAAAGGCAGCTCTTGATGTAGCTATAGTTTGTTCCAGTCAATAGTTGAAAGGTATGGAAGGAAGCTGGATTCAGAGACAAGTTAAGATCTAGATTCCCTGAAGTCATCCCAATCATCAGTGTACCTTATCTGCCATGTTCTACATTTAGGAACCATCTAGCATGGAAGAgggccagagggggaggaggaagggaaagaagagttactgcaatagcttgctggttCATTCTGCTTTTTCATTTAGGAAATTTGATCATTTGAAACAAAATTTGCTTTTAACCAAAAAGATATTTAtgaaatggaagaagagaaagacagacacagagagagagatggggagacagcgacagagacagagagacagagacaggcagacagaaatacacacacagagagacagagacagagttagaAAGATAGAGAGTCATGCTCTCCCAGAATTCTTAGGAGGTACCAAAGTCACAGCTAGCATTAGCTTGTCCCTGACTTGTCCTTGATCAGTACCCTGGCAAAGTTGACAGAACACCAAACTTGGAGTTAGGTACATgggatttgaattctttcttagaCAACTTCCAGCATCTTTAAAAACCTTCAAATGGTCCCATTTTCCACAGGCTAAAGCTAATACTAATATAAGACCTTCCTTAGTTTGTCCCCAACCTCTCTTTCTAGTCTTACCCCATCACTTACCTAACTGGTTTGCTCCCTGTCAGACTAGGCTCTTTACTTCCTTGCCTTCCTACCTCTGTACCTTATCTCAAAGAATTCCCATTACTTGGAATAGTTACCATAGTATTATATAACTTTGAAAATCTTATTCATCTTTAAAGGCTCAGCTAAAGTCCTGCTTTGACCACAAAGCATTCCCTGATTATTCAAATTGGAAGCAAGTTCTCTCTACTCTGAACATCTGTAAAAGATTGTCAAGTCACTCATCTGACATATAGCATATATCACATTGTTTACTTATTGCtgcaaattttatcttattaattGTTAATTATACTGTTgttttgacaactgattggatatggcaGCATTGAatgtgagggagaaggaagagtcaaaggtGATTTTGAGATTTTGAGCCTGAATGATGGGCTGAATATGAATGCATTAACTAAGATAGataagtcaaaaaacatttattaagtatctactatgtgtcagacattgtgctaagtcctagggatacaaagaaaggcaaaagacagtttctgctttAAATGAGCGTACAGTCTAATTAGGGGAAAAACACGCAAACAACTGTGTGTAAACACTATAGGTTAAATGTAAGATAATcagcagaaggaaggcactagaatcaaaagggatcaggaaaagatTCTTGTAGATCATGAGATTTTAGCTGGTGCTTGAAGAAGGTTAGGGAATCCAGGAGGGAAGGAATTCCAGCCATAGAAGGGAGGGAGTAAAaattcttggagtcaggaggtagTGTTTtctttgaggaatagcaaggatgCCATGGTGATGAATAAAATGTAAGGGAATtgaaaatgtgtatgtgtgtgtgtgtaagaataagattatgatgagttttgaatgccagagtatgttatatttgatcctaggggtGATAGAGATCCACTAGAATTGTTTGAAAGGGGTATGTATAATGTTGTCAGTTTTACACTTTGgtaagatcactttgacagctcaGTGGATGATGAATTGCAATGGAGAGACACCTCTAGAAGGAAATCCAACCAACAGGCCATTGTGATAGGTCAGGCTTGCATAAGGGAGGTGACAGTAtccaggagaaaagggggaatatacaagagatgttacaaaggtagaaacaatGGACTGGGCAACATATTGGATACTTAGGTGAaagtgaggagttaaggatgatacctaggttgtgtATTTcatctgggtgactgggaggatgatgacAGTAAACAGCCTGGTTGGAAGGGAAAAGtttctttttgggtgggggggggaatgataATGGGTTCAGTTTTGAGAGGAGGTATAGGTTTAGGGTTGGAAAGATGATTAATTCAATTTTTGATACATTGAATTTGAGATTCCAGAGGGGAAACCAGGTGAAATGTctaaaagaccattggatttgagGGACTGGAATTTGGGGGAAATATTGGGTGACTGATTTAGGAAATATTTCTATAGAGGTCAAAACTTAACCTTGGGGAGCAGATGAGCTCAATACAAATAAAtgttgagaaagaagaggagTAAAATAGATACTTGAGGAATACTCATACTTAAGGTTTGGAAGAGGACAACAAACTAGATAAAGACAGGGCACAGTGGTCAATATTATGGAAGCCCAGGGAGGAGAAAATCTGCAGAATGAGGTCATTAACAGAGTTCAATATTGCACGACTCAAGGAAGattagaactgagaaaaggctatcAGAAAGACTGCCATAGCGATGAGGGATTAGATTCATTCTGTTTGAAAAGAATGGAACCAGCAGCAATGGGTGAATGTTTCAAAGTGATTCCATTCTGTAATCAAGCCTGAATTTGTCACTTTAggttccaattctttgacaccacaaaaaagctgctataaatatttttgtataaataggtcattttcccttttttatcttgttgggatatagacctagcatacatattgctgggtcaaaggttatacatagttttatagtctttttataggcatagttccaaattgctttccacaaaTGTAGGATAAatgcacaactccaccaaaagtggtTTAGTGTTTAGTTTTCCTACATTccatccaacatttgtcacttctcttttctatcatgttaagccaatctgataggggtgatGTGGTACTTCATAGttgttttgatgtgcatttctctaaccaacactaatttaaaacatttttcaatatgaccatagatacctttgatttcttagtctgaaaactgcctattcatatcttttgactacttctcaactggggaatgtctttgcattcttgtaaatttgacacagttctctttatgtttgagaaattaggtctttattagagaaacatattttttttcttttttctgttt includes:
- the LOC122746312 gene encoding cytochrome c-like — encoded protein: MGDFEKGKKIFVQKCAQCHTMEKGSEHKTGPKLNGFFGRKTGQAPGFSYINTNKNKGITWDDNTFMEHLENPKKYIPGTKMIFDGMKKAQRANLIATNE